In Paenibacillus sp. FSL R7-0345, a single window of DNA contains:
- the lysS gene encoding lysine--tRNA ligase, translating into MHWAQKIANDLISNHPDRQTFVCASGISPSGSVHIGNFREIVTTYFVTRALQQAGKKVRFIFSWDDFDRFRKVPAQLDASYEQYIGLPYTKVPCPCGGHTSYAEHYEQEFEQALGAFGILPEFIYQSREYQSDRYNQAILHALRSRGEIYDILMMFKTGKATEEDRAAFYPIQVYCERCGKDTTSVHAFDGESEDIIYSCKCGCYNTLHVPQASNIKLHWKIDWPMRWGMEQVVFEPGGRDHSSETGSYNVAKVMAKKIFGNQPPYYVPYEFISIKGSHAKMSSSSGHNYTPEDLLKVYGPEPILFMFAKYQPDAAFSIGLDEDVLRNYTEFERYRKAFAAGQLESEDIRAALELTLRNPADAEAPGFSQAAALLPLINWDCTLLQKLLNQDGGSGGNEGLFRQTAERAEHWIREYAPHKLVTVNTSPDRVLYQSLEAAEQERVMAFCGLLRTGFSDEKEFMQQVYAICHDADKKTMRSNQKSLFSILYQLILQQPEGPRIPVLVQALGKERVLALLDF; encoded by the coding sequence ATGCATTGGGCACAAAAAATCGCAAACGACTTAATTAGTAATCATCCGGACCGTCAGACTTTTGTATGCGCCTCGGGCATCAGCCCGTCAGGCTCGGTTCATATCGGCAATTTCCGCGAGATCGTCACCACCTATTTCGTTACACGGGCGCTGCAGCAAGCAGGTAAAAAAGTGCGTTTTATCTTTTCGTGGGATGATTTCGACCGGTTCCGTAAAGTTCCGGCACAGCTGGATGCTTCTTATGAGCAGTATATCGGCCTGCCGTACACCAAGGTCCCATGTCCATGCGGCGGCCATACTTCCTATGCTGAGCACTACGAGCAGGAGTTTGAACAGGCATTGGGCGCTTTTGGCATCCTACCTGAATTTATCTACCAGAGCCGTGAATATCAGTCGGACCGATATAATCAGGCCATACTCCATGCCCTGCGCAGCAGAGGGGAAATATACGATATTCTGATGATGTTCAAAACAGGCAAAGCCACAGAGGAGGACCGGGCGGCCTTTTACCCGATTCAGGTCTACTGCGAGCGTTGCGGAAAAGATACGACCAGCGTGCACGCTTTTGACGGGGAGTCAGAGGACATCATTTATAGCTGCAAATGCGGCTGCTACAATACGCTGCACGTTCCGCAAGCCTCAAACATCAAGCTGCACTGGAAAATAGACTGGCCGATGCGCTGGGGGATGGAGCAGGTTGTGTTCGAGCCGGGCGGCCGGGATCATTCATCCGAGACGGGGAGCTATAATGTTGCCAAGGTCATGGCGAAGAAAATATTCGGAAATCAGCCGCCGTATTACGTTCCCTATGAGTTCATCAGCATTAAAGGCAGTCATGCCAAAATGTCCAGCTCGTCTGGCCATAACTATACGCCGGAGGACCTGCTGAAGGTATACGGGCCGGAGCCGATTCTGTTTATGTTCGCCAAATACCAGCCGGATGCGGCCTTCAGTATCGGCCTGGATGAGGATGTGCTGCGGAACTATACGGAATTCGAACGGTACCGTAAAGCATTTGCCGCCGGACAATTGGAGAGTGAGGACATCCGTGCCGCTCTGGAACTAACCTTACGAAATCCTGCTGATGCGGAAGCGCCGGGCTTCAGCCAGGCTGCGGCGTTACTGCCGCTGATCAACTGGGACTGCACACTTCTGCAAAAACTGCTGAACCAGGATGGCGGAAGCGGCGGTAATGAAGGATTATTCCGGCAAACCGCAGAACGGGCTGAGCACTGGATCAGAGAATATGCTCCGCACAAGCTGGTTACGGTGAACACCAGTCCGGACCGGGTGCTGTATCAATCGCTGGAAGCTGCCGAACAGGAGCGGGTTATGGCATTCTGCGGCTTGCTCCGTACCGGATTTTCCGATGAAAAAGAATTCATGCAGCAGGTGTACGCCATTTGTCACGATGCTGACAAAAAGACGATGAGAAGCAACCAGAAGTCGCTGTTTTCCATTCTTTATCAGCTGATTTTGCAGCAGCCGGAAGGCCCGAGAATTCCTGTTCTTGTTCAGGCACTGGGCAAAGAGCGTGTGCTGGCGCTGCTGGACTTCTAA
- a CDS encoding phosphodiester glycosidase family protein — MSTSSLPQRSSANKKKPVKKKRKKVSFLRKLTRVFMFCLLMLTIGMGWLYFAPSAHNVRYLIADTLITTQHRYMAKYIIGENELKNRVAEYNQRFDDMGDEVDTHIIATPEPQADVEAPEEKPLVEIEEVSGTGYAGYIMIVNDPTKVRLGIPNKVGSGEKVSSMVARTGAIAGVNGGGFADPNWSGNGFKPIGLVISQGKLFYNGLGGKTSTQIVGLDRQGKMIAGNYSLEELSKLEVQEAVSFQPRIIVNGKGLIKNAAEGWGIAPRTAMGQRADGALLFVVIDGRQPGYSIGANLYDVQQIMLKHGAVIAANLDGGSSTVLVKDNQIVNKPSSQYGERYLPTAFLVFEHPEQAQIKNIWEGLDPSQIDAAKKRTQ; from the coding sequence GTGAGTACTTCATCTTTGCCCCAGCGCTCAAGCGCCAACAAGAAGAAACCCGTCAAAAAGAAACGCAAGAAAGTGAGCTTTCTGCGCAAACTTACCAGAGTATTTATGTTCTGCCTGCTGATGCTGACGATTGGCATGGGCTGGCTGTATTTTGCACCTTCTGCCCATAATGTCCGCTACCTGATTGCAGATACTTTGATTACAACACAGCACCGTTATATGGCTAAATATATAATCGGCGAAAATGAGCTGAAGAACAGAGTCGCAGAGTATAACCAGCGCTTTGATGATATGGGGGACGAGGTAGATACCCACATCATTGCAACACCCGAACCTCAAGCAGATGTCGAAGCCCCGGAAGAGAAACCGTTAGTGGAAATTGAGGAGGTAAGTGGAACCGGATATGCAGGTTATATAATGATTGTTAATGATCCTACCAAGGTCCGGCTGGGTATTCCGAATAAAGTAGGCTCCGGTGAAAAGGTATCCAGCATGGTAGCGCGTACCGGTGCGATTGCCGGCGTGAACGGCGGAGGGTTCGCTGATCCCAACTGGAGCGGTAACGGATTTAAGCCAATTGGGCTTGTAATTTCTCAGGGTAAGCTTTTTTATAACGGGCTCGGGGGAAAAACGTCCACACAGATCGTCGGGCTCGATAGACAGGGAAAAATGATTGCCGGCAACTATTCACTGGAAGAGCTGAGCAAGCTTGAGGTTCAGGAGGCCGTTTCATTTCAGCCGCGGATCATCGTGAACGGCAAAGGCCTGATCAAAAACGCTGCCGAAGGCTGGGGGATCGCTCCAAGAACGGCCATGGGCCAGCGTGCCGACGGGGCGCTGCTGTTTGTCGTGATTGACGGCAGACAGCCGGGCTACAGCATCGGGGCCAACCTGTACGATGTCCAGCAGATCATGCTCAAGCATGGCGCTGTGATTGCTGCTAATCTGGACGGCGGTTCATCGACTGTTCTGGTAAAAGATAATCAGATCGTCAACAAACCATCCTCACAATATGGCGAACGTTATTTACCGACAGCTTTTCTCGTATTCGAACATCCGGAGCAGGCGCAGATTAAAAATATCTGGGAGGGTCTTGATCCGTCCCAGATCGATGCCGCCAAGAAACGGACCCAGTAG
- a CDS encoding TSUP family transporter, with product MDHISTGMIIVLVVCGFLAGFIDSVVGGGGLISIPALLSAGIPLPLLLGTNKLAGTMCSFTSTASFIKSGKINFQLVKLLIPFSIAGAVAGSFTVRQVPSEFLKPLVIVMLVVITIYTLFKKSWGDVSTFSGSSKKTRLIGMLVALIIGFYDGFFGPGTGSFLIFAFLMLGFEFVTAAGNAKVLNFASNISSLLTFIALGSVSYSYGLLLGVPMVAGALIGSKVAIRKGAGYIRPLFIAVTVILIGKQIWDTMH from the coding sequence ATGGATCATATTAGTACAGGAATGATTATTGTTTTGGTGGTTTGCGGTTTTCTGGCCGGGTTTATTGATTCTGTAGTGGGCGGCGGCGGACTGATCTCGATTCCCGCGCTGCTGTCGGCGGGCATACCGTTGCCTCTGCTGCTCGGTACGAATAAGCTGGCAGGCACCATGTGTTCTTTTACCAGTACGGCCTCATTTATAAAATCAGGCAAAATTAACTTTCAGCTGGTTAAGCTGCTTATTCCCTTCTCTATTGCCGGAGCGGTCGCTGGCTCATTTACCGTCCGGCAGGTGCCGTCGGAGTTTCTGAAGCCGCTGGTCATCGTGATGCTGGTGGTGATTACCATCTATACCCTGTTCAAAAAATCCTGGGGCGATGTGTCCACCTTCTCAGGCAGCAGCAAAAAAACACGGCTGATTGGCATGCTGGTCGCTCTGATCATCGGGTTTTACGACGGATTTTTCGGTCCGGGTACCGGATCGTTTCTGATCTTTGCCTTCCTGATGCTGGGCTTTGAATTCGTAACGGCAGCCGGCAATGCCAAGGTATTGAATTTTGCCAGTAATATTTCCAGTCTGCTTACCTTCATTGCACTGGGCTCGGTCAGCTACTCTTACGGCCTGCTGCTCGGAGTGCCGATGGTTGCCGGGGCATTAATCGGTTCCAAAGTGGCGATCCGCAAGGGTGCAGGCTATATCCGCCCGCTGTTCATTGCTGTGACGGTGATCTTGATCGGCAAGCAGATCTGGGATACGATGCACTAA
- a CDS encoding YebC/PmpR family DNA-binding transcriptional regulator yields the protein MGRKWNNIKEKKASKDANTSKVYAKFGVEIYVAAKKGEPDPESNRALKVVLERAKTYNVPKAIIDRALEKAKGSGDENYVELRYEGFGPNGSMIIIDALTNNVNRTAPLVRSAFSKNGGNMGVSGSVTYMFDPTAVIGVEGKSAEEVMELLIEADVDVRDVLEEDEAVIVYAEPDQFHTVQETLRGAGITDFTVAELTMLPQNYVEIPEDAQAQFEKLIDALEELDDVQQVYHNVDSE from the coding sequence ATGGGCCGTAAATGGAATAATATTAAAGAGAAGAAAGCATCCAAGGATGCCAATACAAGTAAGGTCTACGCCAAATTTGGCGTTGAGATTTATGTAGCAGCGAAGAAAGGCGAACCGGACCCTGAATCGAACCGTGCACTGAAGGTCGTTCTGGAACGCGCCAAGACTTATAATGTACCGAAGGCCATCATCGATCGCGCTTTGGAAAAAGCCAAAGGCAGCGGCGACGAAAACTATGTGGAGCTGCGTTACGAAGGCTTCGGTCCAAACGGCTCGATGATCATCATCGACGCATTGACCAATAACGTGAACCGCACGGCACCGCTTGTCCGTTCCGCATTCAGCAAAAACGGCGGCAATATGGGCGTCAGCGGATCAGTAACGTATATGTTTGATCCGACAGCTGTTATCGGTGTGGAAGGCAAATCCGCTGAAGAAGTAATGGAGCTGCTCATTGAAGCCGATGTTGATGTGCGCGATGTGCTGGAAGAGGACGAGGCTGTTATCGTATACGCTGAGCCTGACCAGTTCCATACTGTACAGGAGACGCTGCGCGGGGCCGGTATTACTGACTTTACCGTAGCTGAGCTTACGATGCTTCCACAGAACTATGTGGAGATTCCGGAAGATGCTCAGGCCCAGTTCGAGAAGCTGATCGACGCACTGGAAGAACTCGATGATGTACAGCAGGTTTATCACAACGTTGACTCCGAATAA
- a CDS encoding TPM domain-containing protein, translating into MKHKGIMFTLIAMLLSVMLLPGTGWAKPAVPEHMDAFYVNDFAGVIDLKAENYMVNYGVKLHQETGAQVVLVTVDSTGGASMEEYAKTLFNNWGIGSADKDNGVLLLLSVKDDNYWVLQGDGLKNSLTDSMLSQILAQSLEPDFARKEYAAGARKTYGALIESLGGVWTEPLGTRNFVADNAGVLPQVTRLYLNQSSNRYKTTTGSGIYFVTVKNPGGKTLQDYTYAKYASVGAGPRDVMLVLDIEGDNYHVLQGRDVDTTLTNTVVGEILNKALEPQFAAKNYAAGVTAAANEFFSFFLARADHSPAADQASSGAAEAAEAVTNQATASIEAVETVSEPISKGKGFAVVGIFLGVLGLISLAFSRRNSHIARYGLPVNPYSRRNIRRYGTWHGQPGYGYGSRWYNRRHRPRRRTAHYNNTEPQQSRSSFWNTNHGGGGSSSGGGAGRYSSSETNHGGGGYSSGGGSGRYSSRNDDDDRSSRSSSSSSSSGGGGGNASSGGGVGRHG; encoded by the coding sequence ATGAAGCACAAAGGGATTATGTTTACGCTAATTGCGATGCTGCTGAGTGTCATGCTGCTGCCGGGGACAGGCTGGGCTAAGCCGGCTGTGCCGGAGCATATGGATGCATTTTATGTGAATGACTTTGCCGGGGTCATTGACCTGAAAGCAGAAAATTATATGGTCAACTATGGTGTAAAGCTGCATCAGGAGACGGGGGCGCAGGTGGTGCTGGTTACGGTGGATTCCACCGGTGGAGCTTCAATGGAGGAGTATGCGAAGACGCTTTTTAATAACTGGGGAATCGGCTCGGCTGATAAGGATAACGGTGTACTGCTGCTGCTCTCGGTTAAAGATGACAATTACTGGGTGCTGCAGGGTGACGGACTGAAGAACTCGCTAACGGACAGCATGCTCTCGCAGATTCTTGCCCAGTCCCTGGAGCCGGATTTTGCCCGCAAAGAGTATGCGGCCGGGGCACGCAAAACTTACGGTGCTTTAATTGAAAGCCTGGGCGGGGTATGGACGGAGCCGCTGGGTACGCGGAATTTTGTAGCTGATAATGCGGGAGTCCTGCCGCAGGTTACAAGACTTTATCTTAATCAGTCCAGCAACCGTTACAAGACTACAACCGGCAGCGGTATTTACTTTGTAACAGTTAAGAATCCCGGGGGGAAAACCCTGCAGGATTACACATACGCCAAATATGCCTCGGTAGGCGCCGGTCCCAGAGATGTGATGCTTGTGCTCGACATTGAAGGCGACAATTATCATGTTCTGCAAGGCCGGGATGTGGATACCACGCTGACAAATACTGTGGTCGGAGAGATCCTGAACAAAGCGCTGGAACCGCAATTTGCCGCCAAAAATTATGCGGCCGGGGTGACTGCGGCGGCCAATGAGTTTTTTAGCTTTTTTCTGGCCAGGGCTGATCACAGTCCGGCAGCGGACCAGGCGTCATCCGGAGCTGCAGAAGCTGCAGAAGCTGTTACGAATCAAGCCACAGCGTCCATTGAAGCTGTAGAAACTGTCTCTGAACCTATATCCAAAGGCAAAGGCTTTGCGGTAGTAGGCATATTTCTAGGTGTTCTTGGCCTGATCAGCTTGGCATTCTCACGCCGGAACAGTCACATCGCCCGCTATGGCTTGCCTGTTAATCCGTACAGCCGGCGCAATATCCGCCGCTACGGAACGTGGCACGGCCAGCCGGGATACGGCTATGGCAGCCGCTGGTATAACCGGCGTCACCGTCCGCGCCGCAGAACGGCTCACTACAATAACACTGAGCCTCAACAAAGCCGCAGCAGTTTCTGGAACACTAATCACGGCGGCGGCGGGTCGAGCAGCGGCGGCGGAGCCGGACGCTACTCCAGCAGCGAAACAAATCATGGCGGAGGAGGATACAGCAGCGGCGGCGGAAGCGGCCGGTACTCTTCTCGTAATGACGATGATGACAGATCCTCACGCTCCTCCTCCTCCTCCAGCTCCTCTGGCGGGGGCGGAGGCAATGCGAGCAGCGGCGGCGGAGTCGGCAGACACGGCTAA
- a CDS encoding DUF6063 family protein codes for MSYTLEQLQQASRLFFDLLRRKVISLDDPAAAECLQDTGAYDALQYLAKEGGCRIMNSGHRLHLLVNPLGSGFATNFTQLRNKYSRIERKTHLHIINVIILVFLAEMDQDEQHFKPGQDSMSYIQLADQVSAVLKAWYEMDEEGKFSKQWRLDIQAMYKVWASLYMQTKSQEDADTLSRGSGSRIGLIHEGMKLLEDEHLVFISENEKRIFPREELYERMRYLYHDVERYKELKALIGSTLAEKEGDAHASH; via the coding sequence ATGAGTTATACATTGGAACAACTGCAGCAGGCGTCACGGCTCTTTTTTGATCTGCTGCGGCGGAAAGTGATTTCACTGGATGATCCGGCTGCAGCGGAGTGTCTGCAGGACACGGGCGCTTATGATGCTTTGCAATATTTGGCCAAAGAGGGAGGCTGCCGGATCATGAACTCCGGTCACCGCCTGCATCTGCTGGTTAATCCGCTGGGCTCGGGCTTTGCGACCAACTTCACCCAGCTGCGCAATAAATATTCACGGATTGAACGCAAGACGCATTTACATATTATCAACGTTATCATTCTAGTGTTTTTGGCGGAAATGGACCAGGATGAGCAGCATTTTAAACCCGGGCAGGACAGTATGTCTTACATCCAGCTGGCTGATCAGGTATCGGCCGTTTTGAAGGCCTGGTATGAAATGGATGAAGAGGGCAAGTTCAGCAAGCAGTGGCGGCTCGATATCCAGGCAATGTACAAGGTGTGGGCCAGCCTGTATATGCAGACCAAAAGCCAGGAGGATGCCGATACACTCTCTAGAGGCTCCGGTTCCCGGATCGGCTTAATCCATGAAGGGATGAAGCTGCTGGAGGACGAGCATCTGGTGTTCATTTCCGAGAATGAAAAACGGATTTTCCCGCGCGAGGAATTGTACGAACGGATGCGTTACCTGTATCACGATGTAGAACGCTACAAAGAGCTGAAGGCGCTCATCGGCAGCACACTGGCGGAGAAGGAGGGGGACGCCCATGCCTCGCATTGA
- a CDS encoding GNAT family N-acetyltransferase, protein MDIRCIPKEQAWQLRHEVMWPERELDYVKLDDDGAGEHYGLFGQERLISVVSLFIEGEEAQFRKFATLESEQGKGYGSRLLQHVLEEAEQRGVRRFFCNARRNKAPFYQKFGLAATGQTFSKGGKDYIIMERYFGADEAGAEDRNGVEQAND, encoded by the coding sequence ATGGATATAAGGTGTATCCCTAAAGAACAGGCCTGGCAATTAAGGCATGAGGTGATGTGGCCGGAGCGTGAACTGGATTATGTAAAACTGGACGATGATGGTGCCGGGGAGCATTACGGGCTGTTCGGGCAGGAGCGTCTGATTTCCGTAGTATCTCTATTTATTGAAGGTGAAGAAGCGCAGTTCCGCAAGTTCGCCACCCTTGAGTCCGAGCAGGGCAAAGGCTACGGCAGCAGGCTGCTGCAGCATGTACTGGAAGAGGCGGAGCAGCGCGGAGTCCGGAGGTTTTTTTGTAATGCGCGGAGGAATAAAGCCCCTTTCTATCAGAAGTTTGGGCTGGCTGCAACAGGGCAGACGTTCAGTAAGGGCGGGAAAGATTATATCATAATGGAACGGTACTTCGGAGCAGATGAGGCCGGAGCTGAAGACAGAAACGGAGTGGAACAGGCTAATGACTGA
- a CDS encoding NUDIX domain-containing protein, with protein sequence MAEFRLLSVVHIMLVQDGQVLLLRRCNTGHMDGYYGFPGGKLDGGETLQMAAIREAREETGIRIDPDELRMLGTMHIKTAGGERIDFFFQAKEWSGEISNLEPQKCDDLGWYDIDKLPDNALPFITKAMDTFGRGEWFVESGWD encoded by the coding sequence ATGGCGGAATTCCGGTTGCTTAGTGTAGTACATATCATGCTTGTCCAGGACGGCCAGGTGCTGCTGCTTAGACGCTGTAATACAGGACATATGGACGGTTATTATGGTTTTCCCGGCGGGAAGCTGGACGGCGGGGAAACGCTGCAAATGGCGGCAATCCGGGAAGCGCGGGAGGAAACAGGCATCCGGATCGATCCGGATGAGCTGCGCATGCTGGGGACGATGCATATTAAGACTGCGGGCGGGGAACGGATTGATTTTTTCTTCCAGGCTAAAGAGTGGTCGGGAGAAATAAGCAACTTGGAGCCGCAGAAATGTGACGATTTAGGCTGGTACGATATAGACAAGCTCCCGGACAATGCCCTTCCCTTTATTACGAAGGCTATGGATACCTTTGGGCGTGGAGAATGGTTTGTGGAGTCCGGCTGGGATTAA
- a CDS encoding thermonuclease family protein: protein MILKESFAPLFLLFTLLAIIVWMISLVKPSLFTRRSSNAPVRKSRKQVNTLSLLAGAVSFVFFVVTAPGTSLLEKAESILNSINDSEVTSTYAPASGLMEAEVTSITDGDTFRIRTDDGDTEKVRMLLIDTPEIGDKPEPYALEARDFTTELLKGQTVQLEFDESERDQYGRLLAYVYVNEQMVNELLLEQGLARVAVFPPDTRYVDDFREIETKAREAKLRVWSIDNYVTNRGFDADAAAAGQ, encoded by the coding sequence ATGATACTGAAGGAATCTTTTGCGCCACTATTTCTGTTGTTCACCCTATTAGCAATCATCGTCTGGATGATCAGCCTGGTAAAGCCGTCGCTTTTCACACGCAGGAGTTCAAACGCACCTGTCCGGAAATCGCGTAAGCAAGTTAACACACTCTCCCTTCTTGCCGGTGCTGTAAGTTTTGTCTTTTTTGTTGTTACAGCGCCTGGAACCTCACTGCTTGAAAAAGCTGAATCTATACTGAATTCTATCAACGATAGCGAAGTTACCAGTACATACGCACCCGCTTCCGGCTTAATGGAAGCCGAAGTCACCTCGATCACCGACGGCGACACCTTCCGTATCCGGACTGATGACGGTGATACTGAAAAGGTACGCATGCTGCTGATTGATACCCCGGAAATAGGAGACAAGCCTGAGCCCTATGCTCTGGAGGCGCGTGACTTTACCACAGAGCTGCTTAAAGGACAGACCGTACAGCTTGAGTTTGACGAATCGGAGCGCGATCAATACGGCCGGCTGCTGGCCTATGTATATGTGAATGAGCAGATGGTAAATGAGCTGCTGCTTGAACAGGGACTGGCCAGAGTGGCTGTTTTCCCGCCGGATACCAGATATGTAGATGACTTTCGGGAAATTGAAACGAAGGCTCGTGAAGCGAAACTCAGAGTCTGGAGTATCGACAACTACGTGACTAACAGAGGATTTGATGCAGATGCGGCGGCGGCTGGGCAGTAG
- a CDS encoding 5-methyltetrahydropteroyltriglutamate--homocysteine S-methyltransferase — protein MISPITGSARNAPPFRYDIVGSFLRSEGIKTARSLFEQGEITAAQLQEIESQEIAELLKQEKALGLKAVTDGEFRRSWWHLDFFLGIEGTHKITLNQSNNPAKENAQRAESFKITGKISFGDHPMLADYMKLQQMAGDTMAKMTIPAPSLFHFVQDYNGNEVYPDRDQLFQDIITVYRDAIRAFYEAGCRYLQMDDTTWGTLSSGRHRAHLRSRGVDPDQLARDYVRLINESIADKPEDMTIALHVCRGNLRSTWFAAGGYEPVAEVLFGGAQVDAFFLEYDNERSGDFAPLRFIKDQFVVLGLVTTKHGGLENKEQLKLRIAEAAEYVDIDKLCLSPQCGFASSEEGNILTEEEQWDKIRLIIETANEVWI, from the coding sequence ATGATCAGTCCAATTACCGGTTCAGCCAGAAATGCCCCGCCCTTTCGCTACGATATCGTGGGCAGCTTTTTGCGCAGTGAAGGCATCAAGACAGCGCGCAGCTTATTTGAGCAGGGAGAGATAACGGCCGCACAGCTTCAGGAGATTGAGAGCCAGGAGATTGCCGAACTGCTGAAGCAGGAAAAGGCGCTTGGCCTTAAAGCCGTTACCGACGGCGAGTTCCGCCGTTCCTGGTGGCATCTTGATTTTTTTCTGGGCATAGAAGGCACACACAAGATCACGCTTAATCAAAGCAATAACCCGGCCAAAGAAAATGCACAGCGGGCAGAGAGCTTCAAGATTACCGGGAAAATATCATTCGGCGATCACCCGATGTTAGCGGATTACATGAAGCTGCAGCAGATGGCCGGCGATACAATGGCCAAAATGACAATACCTGCCCCGTCGCTGTTTCATTTCGTGCAGGATTACAACGGGAATGAGGTTTATCCCGACCGGGATCAGCTGTTTCAGGATATTATCACAGTGTATCGTGATGCAATCCGGGCTTTTTATGAAGCAGGCTGCCGTTATCTGCAAATGGATGATACAACCTGGGGGACACTGTCGAGCGGCAGGCACCGCGCCCATCTGCGGAGCAGAGGCGTAGATCCGGATCAGCTGGCCCGGGACTATGTGCGGCTGATTAACGAGAGTATCGCTGATAAGCCGGAGGACATGACGATTGCGCTGCATGTGTGCCGCGGTAATCTGCGTTCAACCTGGTTCGCGGCCGGCGGCTATGAGCCGGTTGCCGAGGTACTGTTCGGCGGTGCGCAGGTAGATGCTTTTTTCCTGGAATACGATAATGAACGCTCGGGTGACTTCGCGCCGCTGCGGTTCATCAAGGACCAATTCGTGGTGCTGGGGCTTGTCACAACCAAGCATGGCGGGCTGGAGAATAAGGAGCAGCTGAAGCTGCGGATCGCCGAGGCGGCAGAGTATGTGGATATCGACAAGCTGTGCCTTAGCCCGCAATGCGGCTTCGCATCATCCGAGGAAGGCAATATTCTAACCGAGGAAGAGCAGTGGGACAAAATCCGGCTCATTATCGAGACCGCGAATGAAGTGTGGATATAA
- a CDS encoding LysR family transcriptional regulator has product MTLQQLRYAIEIANSGSMNEAAKRLFVSQPSLSNAIKELESELGITIFERTNRGISISAEGMEFLGYARQIIEQTEFMENRYTGKKRSPVYFSVSTQHYAFVVDAFVRLMKERKLAEYNFSLRETQTYEIIEDVRTLRSDLGILYINESNYKVMNKLFSDGNLKFTPLFNTNPHVYVRTGHALAAKETIVLEDILPFPYITFEQGDNNSLHFSEEMLSFTQIEKNVKVTDRATLSNLLLGSDAYTIGTGIMASDLNGNGMVTIPYDSNEVFTVGWIAHKDRKPSEIMSAYIDLLNDLVASSYFDMNQFLL; this is encoded by the coding sequence TTGACATTGCAGCAGCTCCGCTATGCCATTGAGATTGCGAACAGCGGCTCGATGAACGAAGCGGCCAAACGGCTTTTTGTGTCGCAGCCCAGTCTCTCCAATGCGATCAAGGAACTGGAGAGCGAGCTGGGAATTACTATTTTTGAACGGACCAACCGGGGAATCAGCATATCAGCTGAAGGCATGGAGTTTCTGGGCTATGCCCGGCAAATTATCGAGCAGACCGAGTTCATGGAGAACCGGTACACCGGGAAGAAGCGCAGTCCGGTTTATTTTTCCGTGTCCACACAGCACTACGCCTTTGTTGTAGATGCTTTTGTGCGTCTGATGAAGGAGCGGAAGCTTGCCGAATACAACTTCAGCCTGCGGGAGACGCAGACCTATGAAATTATTGAGGATGTGCGCACCCTGCGCAGCGATCTTGGCATCCTGTACATCAACGAGAGCAATTATAAGGTAATGAACAAGTTGTTCAGTGACGGAAATCTCAAATTCACACCGCTGTTTAATACTAACCCGCATGTGTATGTCAGGACCGGTCATGCCCTGGCTGCAAAAGAGACTATTGTGCTGGAAGATATTTTACCGTTTCCGTACATTACTTTTGAGCAGGGGGATAATAATTCCTTACACTTCTCGGAAGAAATGCTCAGCTTTACGCAGATTGAGAAAAACGTTAAAGTAACGGACCGGGCCACTCTGTCTAACCTGCTGCTCGGCAGTGATGCCTATACGATCGGAACCGGCATTATGGCCTCTGATCTGAACGGCAACGGAATGGTGACCATACCGTATGACAGCAATGAAGTGTTTACTGTCGGCTGGATTGCCCATAAAGACCGTAAGCCGAGTGAAATTATGTCCGCTTATATTGATCTGCTGAACGATCTGGTCGCCAGCAGCTATTTTGACATGAATCAGTTCTTACTATAA